Proteins encoded together in one bacterium window:
- the bcp gene encoding thioredoxin-dependent thiol peroxidase, protein MALKVGDKAPAFKLKNQDGELISLSDLKGKPVVLYFYPKDDTPGCTKEACNFRDEFPKFGKLKAEIIGISTDSVDSHKKFADKYKLPFNLLADEKKEIVEKYGVWKEKNMYGKKYMGIERTTFIIDANGKISKIFPKVKVDDHNKEVMDALKEL, encoded by the coding sequence ATGGCGCTCAAAGTTGGTGACAAAGCACCCGCATTCAAATTGAAAAATCAGGATGGAGAATTAATTTCACTTTCTGACTTAAAAGGCAAACCTGTCGTTCTGTATTTCTATCCAAAAGATGACACTCCCGGCTGCACGAAAGAAGCCTGTAATTTCAGGGATGAATTCCCGAAATTTGGAAAGTTAAAAGCAGAGATAATCGGAATCAGCACTGATTCAGTTGATTCTCATAAAAAGTTTGCTGATAAGTATAAACTCCCATTCAATTTACTTGCCGATGAGAAGAAAGAAATTGTTGAGAAGTACGGTGTCTGGAAAGAAAAGAATATGTACGGAAAAAAATATATGGGTATTGAAAGAACAACATTTATCATTGATGCCAACGGTAAGATAAGTAAAATTTTTCCAAAAGTGAAAGTTGATGATCATAACAAAGAAGTAATGGATGCTTTGAAAGAACTCTGA
- a CDS encoding 6-carboxytetrahydropterin synthase — protein MVYLTRRETFAAAHRLFKPGLSDKENFKMFGKCSNPNWHGHNYTLEVTVAGEINPETGFVIDIKKLKEIMQEYVISQVDHKNLNIDTDFMKGLNPTSENITIAIWNQLSDKIPGGKLFSVKLYETENNYFEYKGE, from the coding sequence ATAGTGTATCTTACAAGACGCGAAACATTCGCCGCGGCTCATCGGTTGTTCAAACCCGGACTCTCTGATAAAGAGAATTTTAAAATGTTCGGTAAGTGCAGCAATCCTAATTGGCACGGGCACAATTATACTTTGGAAGTAACTGTAGCTGGCGAGATTAATCCTGAAACCGGTTTCGTTATTGATATAAAAAAATTGAAGGAGATAATGCAAGAGTATGTTATCTCACAAGTTGATCATAAAAATTTAAATATCGATACTGATTTTATGAAAGGATTAAATCCTACATCTGAAAATATAACTATCGCAATCTGGAATCAGCTTTCTGATAAAATACCCGGAGGAAAACTTTTCTCAGTAAAGCTTTATGAAACTGAAAATAATTACTTTGAATACAAAGGAGAATAA
- the folE gene encoding GTP cyclohydrolase I FolE — MNNSKVRVLIKDLLENIGEDPKREGLLETPRRVADAYDFLTSGYAKKIEEVMNDAVFNEKYDEMVLVKNIDFYSLCEHHMLPFYGKVHVAYIPDGKIIGLSKIPRIVDVFARRLQVQERMTQQIADTLEQYLQPKGVAVVSEAYHMCMMMRGVQKQNSSATASAVHGDFKDDPRTRAEFLNLIGHKNL, encoded by the coding sequence GTGAATAATTCGAAAGTCAGAGTGTTAATAAAAGATTTACTTGAAAACATTGGTGAAGATCCTAAAAGAGAAGGTTTGCTAGAAACGCCACGTCGAGTTGCCGATGCATATGATTTTTTAACTTCCGGTTATGCGAAGAAAATTGAAGAAGTTATGAATGATGCTGTCTTTAATGAAAAATATGATGAAATGGTATTGGTGAAGAATATAGATTTTTACAGTCTTTGTGAGCATCATATGCTTCCGTTTTACGGTAAAGTTCACGTTGCATACATTCCTGATGGAAAAATAATCGGGTTGAGCAAAATACCACGTATTGTTGATGTATTTGCCAGAAGACTTCAGGTTCAGGAAAGAATGACTCAGCAAATTGCTGACACTCTCGAGCAATATCTGCAGCCAAAAGGAGTTGCGGTTGTTTCGGAAGCTTATCATATGTGCATGATGATGAGAGGTGTGCAAAAACAAAATTCATCTGCAACAGCAAGCGCAGTTCATGGCGATTTTAAAGATGATCCAAGAACGAGAGCAGAATTTTTAAATTTAATCGGTCATAAGAATTTATAA
- a CDS encoding SDR family oxidoreductase: MAKKDGIWVTGASSGIGKAIALEFAKIGCNVFVSARRAQELERLKDEAGKVGENIFPFPCNVASSTNVDQTVKKISAEFEINCLINNAGVTSFKHAADNSVNEINDIINTNLLGSIYSIKSVLPSFIKNESGTIFNVLSVVVEKVFTRSSVYAASKMGLLGYSNSLREEVRKHNIRVINIIPGATETSMWSQEIRKEKSELMMNPESIARIIVSTYLQKDNLVAEEIVLRPITGDLK; this comes from the coding sequence ATGGCAAAAAAAGATGGAATATGGGTAACAGGAGCGAGCTCCGGAATTGGTAAAGCGATTGCTCTCGAATTTGCAAAAATAGGATGCAATGTTTTTGTATCAGCAAGAAGAGCACAGGAATTGGAACGATTGAAGGATGAAGCAGGGAAAGTTGGAGAGAATATTTTTCCATTTCCGTGTAATGTTGCGTCATCCACAAATGTGGATCAGACTGTTAAAAAAATCTCTGCGGAGTTTGAGATTAATTGTCTGATTAACAATGCAGGAGTAACTTCATTCAAACATGCTGCTGATAACTCTGTTAATGAGATAAATGATATTATAAACACAAATCTTCTCGGTTCCATCTATTCAATTAAATCTGTATTACCATCATTCATCAAGAATGAATCAGGTACTATATTTAACGTTCTTTCGGTTGTTGTTGAAAAAGTGTTTACCAGAAGTTCAGTTTATGCAGCATCAAAAATGGGTTTGTTGGGATACAGTAATTCCCTGCGTGAAGAAGTACGTAAGCATAATATCAGAGTAATCAATATAATTCCCGGTGCGACGGAAACATCGATGTGGTCGCAGGAAATAAGGAAAGAAAAAAGTGAATTGATGATGAATCCTGAGAGTATAGCGAGAATTATTGTTTCAACCTATCTTCAGAAAGATAATCTCGTGGCGGAAGAAATTGTTCTAAGACCTATCACCGGAGATTTAAAATAA
- a CDS encoding Spy/CpxP family protein refolding chaperone has translation MKDRIMALIMVITLILSNNIFAQGKMQKKEQFQKQIHQQLNLTDEQQTKVDNLKFTHQKEMIDLKADLDKRELELRELKNKGNYSRDEYLNKVNEIISARNKIALSVANHHMDVYQILDETQKKDWNKMSHQFGERREKRVHKMLRNIDAE, from the coding sequence ATGAAAGATAGAATAATGGCCCTAATTATGGTGATAACACTAATCCTGTCCAACAATATTTTTGCCCAGGGGAAGATGCAGAAAAAAGAACAGTTCCAAAAACAGATCCACCAACAGCTTAACCTTACCGACGAACAGCAAACAAAAGTTGATAATTTAAAATTTACTCATCAAAAAGAGATGATTGATCTGAAAGCTGATCTTGATAAGAGAGAACTCGAACTGCGTGAGTTAAAAAATAAAGGCAACTATAGCAGAGATGAATATTTGAACAAAGTAAATGAAATAATCTCAGCTCGGAATAAAATTGCTCTCTCTGTAGCAAATCATCATATGGATGTTTACCAAATACTGGATGAAACTCAAAAGAAGGATTGGAACAAGATGTCACACCAGTTTGGTGAGCGAAGAGAAAAGAGAGTGCATAAGATGCTGCGAAATATTGATGCTGAATAG
- a CDS encoding sigma-70 family RNA polymerase sigma factor, whose amino-acid sequence MNSNTEDYELIRDFLSGNEQSFNILARKYQEKIYWHARRMLGDHDDAHEIVQQVLLVMHSKLNKFNFSSSLYTWIYKIASTRSLNLLKKRKLRKYFTFSENEDVESIGRENVIADIESREKFKRMEKLLLTLPVKQKEVFIMRNYDNLSYEEIASITGKSVGALKANYFHAFRKMKELMGKYE is encoded by the coding sequence ATGAATTCGAATACCGAGGATTATGAACTCATTCGGGATTTTTTATCTGGAAATGAGCAGTCTTTCAATATTCTGGCAAGAAAGTACCAGGAAAAAATTTACTGGCATGCAAGAAGAATGCTCGGAGATCATGACGATGCTCATGAAATTGTGCAACAGGTTCTGTTAGTTATGCACAGCAAGCTGAATAAATTTAATTTCAGTTCATCTCTTTACACATGGATTTATAAAATTGCTTCGACAAGAAGTTTAAATCTTCTCAAGAAAAGAAAACTGAGAAAGTATTTTACTTTCAGTGAAAATGAAGATGTGGAAAGCATCGGACGAGAAAATGTAATTGCAGACATTGAATCGAGGGAAAAATTCAAAAGAATGGAGAAGCTTTTGCTAACACTACCGGTAAAACAGAAGGAAGTTTTTATAATGAGAAACTACGATAATTTATCTTATGAGGAAATTGCGAGTATAACAGGTAAGTCAGTTGGAGCATTAAAAGCAAATTATTTTCATGCTTTCAGGAAAATGAAGGAGCTAATGGGCAAATATGAATAA
- a CDS encoding tetratricopeptide repeat protein: MIQNKIFPICVLFILTFTISSIAQDMNPEAGKFYNEGNSQLKAGNYNGAISSYDKALAIEKDYRIYYQKGVAQKKSNDLNGSKASLQECIKLKNDFEPGYNALGGVYFSMSNYTEAINQFEKVLTLTKDASITKKVKKNLSLAYTKLGNDEISKGNAQKAVEYLNKAVQNDNYDAAYLSLAKLYSELGEWDKSIGASESALKYKSKITSGGPYFYMGISYKGKGDTQKAKEMFEKAKQDATYKKTAEYELTLLN, translated from the coding sequence ATGATTCAAAACAAAATCTTCCCAATTTGTGTTCTTTTTATTCTAACTTTCACTATATCTTCTATAGCACAGGATATGAATCCTGAAGCAGGGAAGTTCTACAATGAAGGTAATAGTCAGTTGAAAGCTGGAAATTATAATGGGGCGATATCAAGTTATGATAAAGCATTAGCAATCGAAAAGGATTACAGGATTTATTATCAGAAGGGTGTGGCTCAAAAAAAATCAAACGATCTTAATGGCTCGAAAGCTTCATTGCAAGAATGTATAAAATTGAAGAATGATTTTGAACCAGGATATAATGCTCTTGGTGGTGTGTATTTCTCGATGAGTAATTATACTGAGGCGATCAATCAGTTTGAAAAAGTACTGACACTTACAAAAGATGCAAGTATCACGAAGAAAGTTAAAAAGAATCTATCACTCGCATATACCAAACTTGGTAATGATGAAATTTCCAAAGGTAATGCTCAAAAAGCAGTAGAGTACTTAAATAAAGCTGTACAGAATGACAATTATGATGCTGCTTATTTATCACTTGCAAAACTTTATTCTGAACTCGGAGAATGGGATAAATCTATTGGTGCTTCCGAAAGTGCACTTAAGTATAAATCCAAGATCACTTCTGGCGGACCGTATTTTTATATGGGAATTTCCTACAAAGGAAAAGGTGATACTCAGAAAGCAAAAGAAATGTTTGAAAAAGCAAAACAGGATGCTACTTACAAAAAGACCGCTGAGTACGAGCTTACTTTATTAAACTAA
- a CDS encoding carboxymuconolactone decarboxylase family protein, with protein sequence MNLYHFRNRGEFNCRKVYGNKYEKLIINISNFSPDLSEWLVLEGYGKVLGRKGLSFKERELCIVAVLSALKFEDQLYSHIKGAFRANASVTEIKRVIENLNFLGRKNLSAFGLRVLKKFENEKGM encoded by the coding sequence ATGAACCTTTATCACTTCAGGAATCGGGGAGAGTTCAATTGTCGTAAGGTTTACGGTAACAAATATGAAAAATTAATAATTAACATCTCAAATTTTTCTCCCGATCTTTCGGAATGGCTTGTTCTTGAAGGATACGGAAAAGTTTTAGGCAGAAAAGGACTTTCCTTTAAAGAACGGGAACTTTGTATTGTTGCGGTGCTTTCAGCATTAAAATTTGAAGATCAGCTTTATTCCCATATCAAAGGTGCGTTCAGAGCGAACGCTTCTGTCACTGAGATAAAAAGAGTAATAGAAAACTTGAACTTTCTTGGAAGAAAAAATTTATCTGCTTTTGGATTAAGAGTGCTTAAGAAATTTGAGAATGAAAAGGGAATGTGA
- a CDS encoding outer membrane beta-barrel protein → MKKSYIILLAITSLLFIPNLTNAQLVKIGAGGGITQILAPEIYTKEVSESGLGYSTEWNFGIVGKVDLPLIPFTPRAFILYHTLSGNGNEPPELFKIAVDEGEAEFTQSILEVGAGVQFNFIPSPLGFDPYLALDLSFSNFGDAKASFFEQEITTDGFSRFGGGIGIGSEVTIIPMINLDLYLSYKMFNLIGKEDGEETVSAITLDAFVIFNFL, encoded by the coding sequence ATGAAGAAGAGCTACATCATCTTGCTTGCAATTACTAGCCTGTTATTCATTCCAAACTTGACGAACGCTCAACTTGTTAAAATTGGGGCTGGAGGTGGCATTACTCAAATTCTTGCACCTGAAATTTATACGAAAGAAGTTTCGGAGAGTGGATTGGGATATTCGACTGAGTGGAATTTTGGTATCGTTGGAAAAGTTGATTTACCATTGATTCCTTTTACTCCAAGGGCATTTATTCTTTACCATACTCTATCAGGTAATGGCAATGAGCCACCGGAGCTTTTCAAGATAGCCGTTGACGAAGGTGAAGCAGAATTCACCCAATCGATACTCGAAGTTGGTGCTGGTGTTCAGTTTAATTTTATTCCTTCCCCGCTTGGATTTGATCCATACCTTGCACTTGATCTTTCTTTCTCAAATTTTGGTGATGCTAAAGCATCATTTTTTGAACAGGAAATTACAACGGATGGTTTCAGTCGATTCGGCGGTGGAATTGGAATCGGATCGGAGGTAACAATAATCCCGATGATAAATCTCGATCTGTACCTTAGTTACAAAATGTTTAATCTGATCGGAAAAGAAGATGGTGAAGAAACAGTTAGTGCAATTACTCTCGATGCATTTGTGATTTTTAACTTCTTATAA
- a CDS encoding tetratricopeptide repeat protein, which yields MMHYIIKIYFSSLLLAAMWSGISVYAQNLSEKYNDAMEAYNNQLYASAYKLFDEVIKSYGVEDELYASARFYAANSLLQMGKKEESVSGFEFIVNSIVWSKFREESLFKLGLIYFELNRFALSRKNHLMLVYQYPNSEYVGSSMYWIGESYSAEGRLDDAIEFLTQAIEDKAANRFRDHSLYALASVYEKRQDYQNAVKYYDQLLTYHSNSPLALQAQVRIGVCYFYLKDYYNSILELNNPVLRELPRENLSEALYLLANSHYRVEEYSDAAKTYTEVIESFPESEVYRNSQYGLAWSLFQQSKYNEAYQVFNLLSEGDDSIAVKSFIWKGESKRYAGRSNEALAIFQNFLKRYPNDPSTSLVESLIGLIYFDDNKFDLSSQYLANATSSDDPLTRAKAFTMIGEIELRNKNYIKARGNFDPAVRITPAESDVHLRALLGLGVSNYHLGDYEDAVENFRQAETIDPAFEQDKINFYMAESYFSLGKYQEALSRYNNIRSSDVDYVKQVTYSKGYCHFNLGSYSNAAYQFAEFVERYPSDFRMTDAKLRLADSYFGAKNFSAASKIFKEIFQSGKYSSDDPYTYYQYAQALYKSGESNAAIEEFRNLQKKFPDSKYGESSLFTIGFIRFQEGEFEEAINDYRNVMLVYKKTSLAPAVYYSIGDAYFNLGQYDSAIVNYRNVLTKYPSSEYVFDAINGMQYSYVAMGKSNEAVNLIDRYVSQNPNLKFSDQIFFKKGEIYYSQRDYENAKLSYQEFLVKYPKSSFVPEAYYWLGKSSQNLKQDDEAIFYFNKVFDSYPGSESAAVSVIELGKMYEVAGNYQASIDVLERASAKLKDSPRLPEVLFLKGTAYIKSDDLQKAYGTFEELAMYHRETIFADRAKIEMGLIDLAISRFEEANKNFLDVAGRRTDDLGARAQYHYGLSLFEQAKYSDAVSALVRVRTVFSQYEPWISRSYILMGDCYVKMNDKRQAEEMYRVVVTKHKGNELGEEARQKINKLK from the coding sequence ATGATGCATTATATAATCAAAATCTATTTTTCAAGTCTCCTCCTTGCGGCGATGTGGTCGGGTATATCTGTCTATGCTCAAAATTTATCAGAAAAATACAATGATGCAATGGAAGCATACAACAATCAGTTGTATGCCTCAGCCTATAAGTTATTTGATGAAGTAATAAAAAGTTATGGCGTCGAGGATGAACTTTATGCTTCTGCAAGATTTTATGCTGCTAATTCATTGTTACAAATGGGCAAGAAAGAAGAATCCGTTTCAGGTTTTGAGTTCATCGTGAACAGTATTGTTTGGTCAAAATTCAGAGAAGAATCATTATTCAAACTTGGGCTGATTTATTTTGAATTGAACCGCTTTGCGCTCTCAAGAAAAAATCATCTGATGCTCGTGTATCAATATCCCAACAGTGAATACGTTGGTTCTTCTATGTACTGGATTGGTGAATCTTATTCAGCAGAAGGAAGACTGGATGATGCAATTGAATTTTTAACTCAGGCAATCGAGGATAAAGCAGCCAATCGTTTTCGTGATCATTCATTGTATGCTTTGGCAAGTGTTTATGAAAAAAGACAGGACTACCAGAATGCAGTGAAATATTATGACCAGTTGTTGACTTATCACTCAAACAGTCCTTTGGCTTTGCAGGCACAGGTTAGAATTGGAGTATGCTATTTTTATCTCAAAGATTATTACAACTCAATTCTTGAATTGAATAATCCGGTTCTGCGTGAACTTCCCAGGGAAAATTTATCGGAAGCATTGTATCTTCTTGCAAATTCTCATTACAGAGTTGAAGAATACAGTGATGCAGCAAAAACTTATACAGAGGTTATTGAAAGTTTTCCAGAATCCGAAGTATACAGAAACTCACAATACGGATTAGCATGGTCATTGTTCCAGCAATCAAAATACAATGAAGCTTACCAGGTTTTCAATCTACTTTCTGAAGGTGATGATTCAATTGCTGTCAAATCTTTTATATGGAAAGGTGAATCAAAAAGATATGCCGGACGATCGAACGAAGCTTTAGCAATCTTCCAGAATTTTTTAAAAAGATATCCTAACGATCCGTCAACTTCATTAGTTGAGAGTCTTATTGGATTAATATATTTCGATGACAATAAATTTGACTTGTCCTCACAATACTTGGCAAATGCTACATCATCAGATGATCCTTTAACACGGGCAAAAGCTTTTACGATGATCGGGGAAATTGAACTCCGAAATAAAAATTATATTAAAGCCCGTGGCAATTTTGATCCTGCTGTTAGAATCACACCAGCTGAAAGTGACGTTCATCTGCGAGCACTTCTCGGACTCGGTGTTTCAAATTATCATCTTGGAGATTACGAGGATGCTGTTGAGAATTTCCGACAGGCAGAAACAATCGACCCAGCATTCGAGCAGGATAAAATCAATTTTTATATGGCAGAAAGTTATTTTTCATTGGGTAAATATCAGGAAGCTCTTTCACGATACAACAATATTAGAAGTTCTGATGTTGATTATGTGAAGCAAGTTACTTATTCAAAAGGGTATTGTCATTTTAACCTCGGTAGCTACTCGAATGCAGCTTATCAGTTCGCAGAGTTTGTGGAAAGGTATCCTTCCGATTTCAGAATGACAGATGCAAAACTTCGATTAGCAGATAGTTACTTCGGTGCAAAGAATTTTTCCGCAGCGAGTAAAATCTTCAAAGAGATTTTTCAATCCGGTAAATATTCTTCTGATGATCCGTACACATATTATCAATATGCACAGGCTCTGTATAAATCGGGAGAATCGAACGCTGCAATTGAAGAATTTCGTAACCTTCAAAAAAAGTTTCCTGATTCTAAATATGGGGAGAGTTCACTTTTTACTATTGGATTTATTAGATTCCAGGAAGGAGAATTTGAAGAAGCCATCAACGACTATCGTAACGTGATGCTGGTTTACAAAAAAACTTCACTGGCTCCCGCGGTTTATTACTCAATTGGTGATGCTTATTTTAATCTCGGTCAGTATGATTCGGCTATTGTTAATTACAGGAACGTTCTTACAAAATATCCGTCTTCAGAATATGTATTCGATGCAATAAATGGAATGCAATACAGCTATGTAGCAATGGGAAAATCAAATGAAGCAGTGAATCTCATTGACAGATATGTAAGTCAAAACCCAAATCTAAAATTCAGCGACCAGATATTTTTCAAGAAGGGAGAAATTTATTACAGTCAGCGGGATTACGAGAATGCCAAATTAAGCTACCAGGAATTTCTTGTTAAATATCCCAAAAGCAGTTTTGTGCCCGAAGCATATTATTGGCTTGGTAAAAGTTCGCAAAATTTGAAACAAGATGATGAAGCGATATTCTATTTCAATAAAGTATTTGATAGTTATCCGGGTTCAGAATCTGCAGCAGTTTCTGTTATCGAACTGGGAAAAATGTATGAAGTCGCAGGTAATTATCAGGCTTCTATCGATGTACTGGAAAGAGCGTCTGCGAAACTAAAAGACTCACCAAGATTGCCTGAAGTTTTATTCTTAAAAGGAACTGCATATATAAAAAGTGATGATTTGCAAAAAGCATATGGAACTTTTGAGGAATTAGCAATGTATCACCGGGAAACAATTTTTGCTGATCGTGCAAAAATAGAAATGGGACTGATTGATCTGGCGATTTCCCGATTTGAGGAAGCAAACAAAAACTTTTTGGATGTGGCAGGTAGACGAACTGATGATCTCGGTGCAAGAGCTCAATACCATTATGGACTTTCACTCTTCGAGCAAGCAAAATATTCTGATGCTGTTTCAGCACTTGTTAGAGTGAGGACAGTCTTTTCGCAATATGAACCGTGGATTTCTCGTTCATACATATTGATGGGTGATTGCTATGTGAAGATGAACGATAAACGACAAGCTGAAGAAATGTATCGTGTTGTTGTTACAAAGCATAAAGGCAATGAACTTGGCGAAGAAGCAAGACAGAAAATAAATAAACTTAAATGA
- a CDS encoding TonB-dependent receptor, translating to MMQIICPTTATWIIPDFFEVIKTDATNWDVFLNMLYHLGPYGYFYGSANYLNIQDSESRRIPYIPNLKASLIYGYIFSDDWKAEAKLSYLSERYADIENSDSKKLPGIVDLGLKVDYSIQKDFGVFFELNNILNNKKAVWEGYQEKPIDVLLGFNYFFD from the coding sequence ATGATGCAGATAATCTGCCCTACTACAGCAACATGGATAATTCCGGATTTTTTTGAAGTAATAAAAACTGATGCTACCAACTGGGATGTGTTTTTGAATATGTTATATCATCTGGGACCTTATGGTTATTTCTACGGCTCTGCAAATTATCTTAATATTCAGGATTCCGAATCCAGAAGAATCCCCTATATCCCTAATCTAAAGGCGTCTTTAATTTATGGATATATCTTTTCAGATGATTGGAAAGCAGAGGCTAAATTAAGTTATTTGTCAGAAAGATATGCCGATATAGAAAATTCAGATAGTAAAAAACTACCTGGTATTGTCGATTTGGGATTAAAAGTTGATTACTCAATTCAAAAGGATTTTGGTGTGTTTTTTGAGCTAAACAATATACTTAATAATAAAAAAGCAGTATGGGAGGGATATCAGGAGAAGCCCATTGATGTGCTTTTAGGCTTTAACTATTTCTTTGATTAA
- a CDS encoding SPOR domain-containing protein, whose translation MISKDELIKIVAQSCGISVEISSFFFEVFVNRISNKLKPGDLLHFHDHGYFHKRNCRIQLEKSHDSPIPKSYLIQLVIFSEEAKIKSDLSSLHFLKIANLKTLWVDDKDFQKSLSAGDFAPHTDRNQLIKSFATKAEVIIAGLRKDYDSELVEELIIPLTFDLNFLIKSGQKSKSVTKSISDRISGKSEESKQIKTKESELPKAPKESFEETKTVTKKTEKTGTEETLPWSYGAKFLDKEKQGQAGDNQIADADKKEKPDLKKIENEVKKEPAKKLKGFEPVSSRLSPNKDDKDSLDDGDTVKFIVSSTTDTEEQKEEIKFTEVKSKTEAFRYQSDNWKSKGRFDDKGTGRTFRGDSRDNVFGQRRSFLPFVAIFTFIVIGAIVIYIYFIKGSPQSNQKQNVIANVQPPPSVEVIERDYEHAVTYPYPKSEDKAEVSGYNKDILLTDGTQPDADTKLKPEVKQESTAEIKSETKPERNPETESKPVTEVKTPPPIKEEQKIVEVPKEEKSNRIFLYKNFYVVYISSFKSEEDANREADRYFNLGYNAIVEAVERGRNPEYRLIVGDFTSEEFAKQFQEKYIK comes from the coding sequence ATGATTAGTAAGGATGAACTCATAAAAATTGTTGCACAAAGCTGCGGGATTTCTGTTGAGATATCATCATTCTTTTTTGAAGTCTTTGTGAACAGGATTAGCAATAAACTGAAACCTGGTGATTTGCTTCATTTCCACGACCATGGTTATTTTCATAAAAGAAATTGCCGGATTCAGCTTGAAAAATCACATGATTCCCCAATACCGAAATCTTACTTAATTCAACTGGTTATCTTCTCAGAAGAGGCAAAAATTAAAAGTGATCTCAGCTCATTGCACTTTTTAAAGATTGCAAACCTGAAAACTCTCTGGGTTGACGACAAAGATTTTCAGAAAAGCCTTTCTGCGGGTGATTTTGCACCGCATACGGATAGAAATCAATTGATAAAATCTTTTGCAACTAAAGCTGAAGTTATCATTGCGGGATTAAGAAAAGATTATGATAGTGAACTGGTCGAAGAACTAATAATTCCGCTGACATTCGATTTAAATTTCTTAATAAAATCCGGGCAGAAAAGTAAGTCGGTCACCAAATCAATTTCCGATCGAATTTCAGGAAAGAGTGAAGAATCAAAACAAATCAAAACTAAAGAATCTGAATTACCTAAAGCACCAAAAGAAAGTTTTGAAGAAACAAAAACCGTCACTAAGAAAACAGAAAAAACCGGTACGGAGGAAACTCTTCCCTGGAGCTATGGAGCAAAATTTTTAGACAAGGAAAAACAAGGTCAGGCTGGTGATAATCAAATAGCTGATGCGGATAAAAAGGAAAAACCTGATCTAAAAAAAATAGAAAATGAAGTTAAAAAGGAACCGGCCAAAAAATTAAAAGGTTTCGAACCAGTAAGCTCACGCTTATCTCCAAATAAAGATGATAAAGATTCCCTTGATGATGGTGACACGGTAAAATTTATCGTTAGCAGCACAACCGATACTGAAGAGCAAAAAGAAGAAATTAAGTTTACTGAAGTAAAATCAAAGACCGAGGCTTTCCGGTATCAATCAGATAATTGGAAAAGTAAAGGCAGGTTTGATGATAAGGGAACAGGCAGAACATTCAGAGGTGATTCGAGAGATAATGTATTTGGTCAACGTCGCAGCTTTCTCCCGTTCGTTGCAATTTTTACGTTTATAGTTATTGGAGCAATTGTCATTTATATTTATTTCATAAAAGGTTCTCCGCAAAGCAATCAAAAACAAAATGTCATTGCCAATGTTCAACCTCCACCATCTGTTGAGGTTATTGAAAGAGATTATGAGCATGCTGTTACTTATCCCTATCCAAAGTCTGAAGACAAAGCGGAAGTATCAGGATATAATAAGGATATTCTACTTACCGATGGTACGCAACCTGATGCAGACACAAAATTAAAACCTGAAGTAAAACAAGAATCAACTGCGGAAATAAAATCAGAAACTAAACCGGAAAGAAATCCTGAAACTGAAAGTAAACCTGTCACTGAAGTAAAAACTCCTCCTCCTATTAAAGAGGAACAAAAAATAGTTGAGGTGCCGAAAGAAGAAAAATCGAACAGAATATTTTTATACAAGAATTTTTATGTTGTTTATATTTCATCATTCAAATCAGAAGAAGATGCTAACAGGGAAGCCGATAGATATTTCAACTTAGGTTATAATGCAATAGTTGAAGCAGTTGAAAGAGGGCGGAATCCTGAATACAGATTAATAGTAGGTGATTTTACATCAGAAGAATTTGCTAAACAATTTCAGGAAAAATATATTAAATAA